GGGAGAAAATCGGTGGGGAGAAAACCGGTGTCGGGAGAAAAAAAATCGCTGGAGGGGAGGGGGGATCGTACGAAGGGGTTGGACGAAGAGGGGGAACGTAAGAGGGGAAACGGAACCTTACGTTTCTTTTAGGTAGTAGAGATTAATAATCCAGTAATTAGGAAAGTAATAAAGTATGAATGGAAATTTTAATTATAGTAAGGACGCGGTCAACAACAGCGTCCCTGTATGGACGCACATGCTAATGACGTCCATCCCTGGACGCTATTTTGGATAGCATCCATCCACCATCTGGTTGGGTCGAGCCTGCTCGCGGTCGCTGCATCCATCTCGTGCCTGTTGCCCACCTTCATCTCCTCTCCTACCACGGCCGCCCTTTGACCTCCGGCAAATCCCCGCCGCCCACCTTGCTCAGACCGCCTCCGCCTCGTCCCCCACCTCCTCACGACCGCCTCGGCCTCCGCCTTGTCCCCCACCTCGTCACGACCGCCCCGACCTCTGGCTCATCCCTGAGGCCCACATCCTCACGGCTGGCCCCGACCTCCTCTGGGCCAAAGGGGGTGGGCGGAGGACGCCGTTGTGGCGGCATCAGCAAGTTGGCCAGAGGTGTTCGTCCCTCGCCCTTATCTCCATTGCTTCTTTGTACCCGTCCCTACCATTGGTAGCAGTGTGGATCTTCCCAGGGTGCTACACTGTAATTTGTCGCCATAGAAGGTACGCATTGTGCTATTCCCCAGTTAAACAACAGTACTCCGACCATGCATTCTACTAGCCCCTAATTAGTGATTACAGTGTCGATGCTTTCAAATTAATCTGTACAAGGAGCAGATGCTTTCAAATTACTTCTGACTAAGGATTTACTATTTGTCTCTTATTCTGTCTAATAGATTCATATGAAAGTAACATTTTTGAAATAATATAAATTAGTTCCTTGTCTTTCATAAAAGGTATTGCGCATCGAACCAAAATATTATAAATTTCGGAACTTTTATGAAATAACATAGTACTTGAGCAGCTGAGCATAATTGATTCCTATGTTGTTTTCTTGTACCTTTATTGATTACGCTAACTGTGTAGGCATAGCTGAAAACATTGGATTGTTTGAGTTTTATTTATCAGTGTAGTATTGTGAAGAATAAATTCAATTGATTGCTTTGATCTTTCACGTCAACATCTTACTCATTCCTTTTATGCCGTAACAGGGTCTTGAAATGGATACAAATGGATGTTTCAGTGATTTGTTATAGATGCCTCACAGCCAACACAAAATATCCAAAACTTGGGAAAATGTGAGTATCCTTTAAATTTGCATGTCATCTGTTAGACTTAGCGATTAACTAAAGAGTAATTGTTGTGTGTATTGATGCAGCCTAACATTTGCTTGAATGTACGGTGTCACCATGTTGGCATCCCATTTGACCCCCTATGTACATCAGCTTTAGAGAACCTTGGTTTTTATCAGATTGCTAAGATGAGGAAAATCAATGTCGACAAATATTTGATACCGGCATTGGTGGAGCGTTGGCGGCCCGAGACAAACAGTTTTCACCTACCTGTAGGAGAAATGACTATTACGTTGCAAGATGTCAGTTGTTTGCGGGGGTTACCTATCCATGGTAAACCACTTGTTGGAAAAGTTGATACACATTGGTCAGAAATAGTTGAGAGGTTGCTTGGGATTCCTGTGGATGAACAACACATGAAACAAAAGAAAAGGCGAAAAGGTGATGATAATACTGTTGTGAGGAATTCACAATACTCTCTAAATCTGGGTAAACCGCGGGAACGCTTTCATGTGTTGCCGGATAATCCAATGGACCGGGAGATTAATTGGCATGCTCGAGCACTTGTTCTAGAAATCCTTGGCTCCGTAGTCTTTACTGATACATCTGAAGATGGAGTGCCAGCTACGTATCTCCAATTTATGCAGGATTTAGGACAACCAACAGAGTATAATTGGGGAGCAGCTGCTCTTGCTCTATTGTATAGAGAATTGAGCATAGGTGCTGAGAAAGAGAGACTAGAAATTTCAGGTCCTTTATTGCTGCTACAGTTATGGTCTTGGTCCCGTTTGCACTTGGTCGCCCTAAAGTTATTTTTGAGAAGCCCAAAGAAGGAGAGGAGCTTGATGAAGACGAAGAAGAACAAGAAGTACACTTGGATTATAACCTTGTTTTTGGAGCAAAGTGGTGTGCTGCACATGCGTTTGATGTCCCTCATAATGCTGGCATTGTATTCTCCTCGCCAAACTTAGTCCGATCTAAGGGGTAGGCCAACCTCTTAATTGGACGTTGCTTGCCTTAGCGTCCAGGCCTGGACGCTGTCTACAATAGCATATCACGTGAAAATGGGCACCAAACTGACGGTTTGGCATTAATTATTTTCCTAGCCGTACGTCGTCGTGTGCCGACGGCCATTTCGAGCCACCATCACCAAAAGGACCCTTTGTAGCTATGGCCTGACACATTCTAGATGGGTAGAGATTAAGCAATGGATCGTTCTAACAAAAAAAAGTTTTTTTTAAcatagtacagacgcaagcgctcatgtacacgcgcatacactcacctctatgaacgcacacacgcacactctacccctatgagcacctccgaaagactgagccggcatatcatcttgaaatttacgaagtcaccgtaggcacctcgtcgtcgacgggaacgtctgcTCTCATAGAATGTGCATCGctaaaaatcctgaaataaatccagaaaaaattCAAGCACCAGGAGTTGAACTATGGTGGGTTGGGGATAGCACAGTCTCTTtgaccatccaaccacaggttaaGCAATGGATCTTGAAGAATAGGTGTTGGCACGGGAGTGTTGGATTctttttttgcaaaatctctttTTAACCCATCCACAAAAAAATATATCTTTTTAACCCAAGTCTAAAAACCCACCCCCATTAATAAAGAAGAGCGGTCTTTTTGATAAAATAACTAGGTAAAACCCAAGAAACTACTACGTGGGCGCATAAAAATCTCTGCTTAAACATGAATATGCGTGATATCATCGGCCGACCTAGCTACTAACCCACATTCCAACAAGCAGCGGCGACACCACAACTCCAAGCATGTGGGGTCAGCCTTTGAAATGTGTGGGGTCAGAGGAGCTACTAATAACCAGGGGTCGAAGGATGACCAAAATGGGATCGGCTGACCCCACAGCCATAACGTGGCTTCACCACTGCCAACAAGCAACCCAGATGATGGCCACCATCAAGGATGCATGCACAT
This sequence is a window from Aegilops tauschii subsp. strangulata cultivar AL8/78 chromosome 7, Aet v6.0, whole genome shotgun sequence. Protein-coding genes within it:
- the LOC109735241 gene encoding serine/threonine-protein phosphatase 7 long form homolog; protein product: MPHSQHKISKTWENPNICLNVRCHHVGIPFDPLCTSALENLGFYQIAKMRKINVDKYLIPALVERWRPETNSFHLPVGEMTITLQDVSCLRGLPIHGKPLVGKVDTHWSEIVERLLGIPVDEQHMKQKKRRKGDDNTVVRNSQYSLNLGKPRERFHVLPDNPMDREINWHARALVLEILGSVVFTDTSEDGVPATYLQFMQDLGQPTEYNWGAAALALLYRELSIGAEKERLEISGPLLLLQLWSWSRLHLVALKLFLRSPKKERSLMKTKKNKKYTWIITLFLEQSGVLHMRLMSLIMLALYSPRQT